From a single Pseudomonas cremoricolorata genomic region:
- a CDS encoding methyl-accepting chemotaxis protein, translated as MRNNQPITQRERTFPAQQRLISTTNVKGVISYCNDAFVEISGFERDALIGSPHNLVRHPDVPEAVFAHMWQTLKQGLPWMGIVKNRCQNGDHYWVNAYVTPIFDNNQVVGYESVRVKPTAEQVRRAEALYQRLNQGKSAVPRRDKWLPVAQDWLPFILVSQIGFVIGSYFGHGAGFALAAGLSVPLGLIGLSWQQRGLKRLLRLAEQTTSDPLIAQMYTDSRGVQARLEMAMLSQDARMKTCLTRLQDSAEHLSEQARQSDSLAHQSSAGLERQRVETEQVAAAVNQMAATTQEVASHVQRTADATQQANRLTSEGRTIAGETRDAIERLSSAVGDTGRTVTQLAKDSDEIGGVVDVIKGIADQTNLLALNAAIEAARAGEMGRGFAVVADEVRQLAQRTAESTGQIHTLIAKLQQTANNAVQTMETGHRQAQEGVEWVMQADQALVGISDAVANITDMTTQIAAATEEQSAVADEISRNISTIADLADQTSGQAQRSALLSEELTSTAGTQYSLVERFNR; from the coding sequence ATGCGTAACAACCAACCGATCACTCAGAGAGAACGGACTTTCCCTGCCCAGCAGCGGTTGATCTCCACCACCAACGTGAAGGGCGTGATCAGCTACTGCAACGACGCCTTCGTCGAGATCAGCGGCTTCGAGCGTGACGCCCTGATTGGCTCGCCGCACAACCTGGTGCGCCACCCCGACGTGCCTGAAGCGGTATTCGCCCACATGTGGCAGACCCTCAAGCAAGGCCTGCCGTGGATGGGCATCGTCAAGAACCGTTGCCAGAACGGCGATCACTACTGGGTCAACGCCTACGTCACGCCGATATTCGACAATAACCAAGTGGTAGGCTACGAATCGGTGCGGGTCAAACCGACTGCCGAGCAAGTGCGTCGCGCCGAAGCGCTGTACCAACGGCTGAACCAAGGCAAGTCGGCCGTTCCGCGCCGCGACAAATGGCTGCCGGTGGCGCAAGACTGGCTGCCATTCATTCTGGTCAGCCAGATTGGCTTCGTCATCGGCAGTTATTTCGGCCACGGCGCAGGCTTCGCCCTGGCGGCGGGACTGTCGGTGCCGCTGGGCCTGATTGGCCTGAGCTGGCAGCAGCGCGGGCTCAAGCGCCTGCTACGCCTGGCCGAACAGACCACTTCCGACCCGCTGATCGCGCAGATGTACACCGACAGCCGTGGTGTCCAGGCACGCCTGGAAATGGCCATGCTCAGCCAGGATGCGCGGATGAAGACCTGCCTGACGCGTCTGCAGGACAGCGCCGAGCACCTCAGCGAGCAGGCCAGGCAGTCCGACAGCCTGGCCCATCAGAGCTCGGCAGGTCTTGAGCGGCAGCGCGTGGAAACCGAGCAGGTTGCGGCGGCAGTCAACCAGATGGCGGCAACCACCCAGGAAGTCGCCAGCCACGTGCAGCGCACCGCCGACGCCACCCAGCAAGCCAATCGCCTGACCAGCGAAGGTCGCACCATCGCCGGAGAAACCCGCGACGCCATCGAACGGCTGTCCAGCGCGGTCGGTGACACCGGGCGCACGGTGACGCAACTGGCCAAGGACAGCGATGAAATCGGCGGCGTGGTCGATGTCATCAAGGGTATCGCCGACCAGACCAACCTGCTGGCGCTCAACGCAGCCATCGAGGCGGCCCGCGCCGGAGAAATGGGCCGTGGCTTTGCCGTGGTGGCCGATGAGGTTCGTCAACTGGCGCAGCGTACCGCCGAATCCACCGGGCAGATCCACACCTTGATCGCCAAGTTGCAGCAGACCGCCAACAACGCCGTGCAAACGATGGAAACCGGCCATCGCCAAGCCCAGGAAGGTGTCGAGTGGGTGATGCAGGCTGACCAGGCGCTGGTCGGCATCAGCGATGCCGTGGCCAATATCACCGACATGACCACGCAGATCGCAGCGGCCACCGAAGAACAGAGCGCGGTGGCCGACGAGATCAGCCGCAACATCAGCACCATCGCCGACCTGGCCGACCAGACCTCCGGACAGGCGCAGCGCTCGGCGCTGCTCAGCGAGGAACTGACCAGCACCGCGGGCACGCAATACTCACTGGTCGAGCGCTTCAACCGCTGA
- the ppsR gene encoding posphoenolpyruvate synthetase regulatory kinase/phosphorylase PpsR, whose protein sequence is MKRTAFFISDGTGITAETLGQSLLAQFDTTPFNKFTRPYIDTADKARAMVAQINLAAERDGVRPIIFDTIVNQDIREILATSNGFMIDIFSSFLSPLEQELMASSSYSVGKSHSIGGNSNYMERIEAVNFALDNDDGARTHYYDKADLILVGVSRCGKTPTCLYMAMQFGIRAANYPFTEDDMERLQLPAVLRKHQSKLFGLTIDPDRLTAIRHERKPNSRYSSFAQCEFEVREVEGLFRRENIAHINSTHFSVEEIAAKILVEKGVERRFK, encoded by the coding sequence ATGAAACGAACCGCGTTCTTCATCTCCGACGGTACCGGGATCACGGCCGAAACACTCGGGCAAAGCCTGCTGGCTCAGTTCGATACTACCCCGTTCAACAAATTTACCCGTCCTTATATCGACACTGCCGACAAAGCCCGCGCCATGGTTGCGCAAATCAACCTGGCGGCGGAACGTGATGGCGTGCGGCCAATCATCTTCGACACCATCGTCAATCAGGACATCCGCGAGATACTCGCCACCTCCAATGGCTTCATGATCGACATCTTCTCCTCGTTCCTTTCCCCGCTGGAGCAGGAACTGATGGCCAGTTCCTCCTATTCGGTGGGCAAGTCGCACTCCATCGGCGGCAACTCCAACTACATGGAGCGCATCGAGGCGGTGAACTTCGCCCTGGACAACGACGACGGCGCCCGTACCCATTATTACGACAAGGCCGACCTGATCCTGGTGGGCGTCTCGCGCTGTGGCAAAACCCCGACCTGCCTGTATATGGCCATGCAATTCGGTATTCGCGCAGCCAACTACCCATTCACCGAAGACGACATGGAGCGCCTGCAACTGCCTGCCGTGCTGCGCAAGCACCAGAGCAAACTGTTCGGCCTGACCATCGACCCCGACCGCCTTACCGCGATTCGCCATGAACGCAAGCCCAACAGCCGCTACTCGAGCTTTGCCCAATGCGAGTTCGAAGTACGCGAGGTCGAAGGCCTGTTCCGTCGCGAGAACATCGCCCACATCAACTCCACACATTTCTCGGTGGAAGAAATCGCCGCGAAGATCCTTGTCGAGAAAGGCGTCGAACGGCGCTTCAAGTAA
- the ppsA gene encoding phosphoenolpyruvate synthase, with translation MVEYVVSLDKLGVHDVEHVGGKNASLGEMISNLAGAGVSVPGGFATTAQAYRDFLEQSGLNDRIHAALDALDVDDIAALTHTGAQIRQWVMDAEFPPRLDAEIRTAFASMAAGNDNMAVAVRSSATAEDLPDASFAGQQETFLNIRGVDNVIRAAKEVFASLFNDRAIAYRVHQGFDHKLVALSAGVQRMVRSETGTAGVMFTLDTESGFRDVVFITGAYGLGETVVQGAVNPDEFYVHKQTLEAGRPAILRRNLGSKAIKMIYGEEAKAGRSVKTVDVDRAERARFCLSNEEVAELAKQAMIIEKHYQRPMDIEWAKDGDDGKLYIVQARPETVKSRASANVMERYLLKEKGTVLVEGRAIGQRIGAGKVRVINDVSEMDKVQPGDVLVSDMTDPDWEPVMKRASAIVTNRGGRTCHAAIIARELGIPAVVGCGNATQLLKDGQGVTVSCAEGDTGFIFEGELGFDVKQNSVDAMPELPFKIMMNVGNPDRAFDFAQLPNEGVGLARLEFIINRMIGVHPKALLNYAGLPPELKDSVDKRVAGYADPVSFYVDKLVEGISTLAAAFYPKKVIVRLSDFKSNEYANLIGGKLYEPEEENPMLGFRGASRYISESFRDCFELECRALKHVRNVMGLTNVEIMVPFVRTLGEASQVVDLLAENGLARGDNGLRVIMMCELPSNAILAEEFLEYFDGFSIGSNDLTQLTLGLDRDSGIIAHLFDERNPAVKKLLANAIAACNKAGKYIGICGQGPSDHPDLAKWLMEQGIESVSLNPDSVLETWFFLAEEQVAG, from the coding sequence TTGGTAGAGTACGTAGTTTCCCTCGATAAGCTCGGCGTCCATGATGTAGAGCACGTAGGGGGCAAGAACGCTTCCCTGGGCGAGATGATCAGCAACCTTGCCGGCGCTGGCGTTTCGGTGCCGGGCGGCTTTGCCACTACGGCCCAGGCGTACCGCGATTTTCTTGAGCAAAGTGGCCTGAACGATCGCATCCATGCCGCACTCGACGCCCTGGATGTCGATGACATCGCAGCCCTGACGCACACCGGCGCACAGATTCGCCAGTGGGTCATGGATGCAGAATTCCCCCCGCGCCTGGACGCGGAAATCCGCACTGCCTTCGCCAGCATGGCCGCCGGTAACGACAACATGGCAGTCGCCGTGCGCTCGTCGGCCACCGCCGAAGACTTGCCAGACGCCTCGTTCGCCGGTCAGCAGGAAACCTTCCTCAACATCCGCGGCGTCGACAACGTCATCCGCGCCGCCAAGGAAGTGTTCGCATCGCTGTTCAACGACCGCGCCATCGCCTATCGCGTGCACCAGGGCTTCGACCACAAGCTGGTCGCCCTGTCGGCCGGTGTGCAGCGCATGGTCCGTTCGGAAACCGGTACCGCCGGGGTCATGTTCACCCTCGATACCGAGTCGGGCTTCCGCGATGTGGTGTTCATCACCGGCGCCTACGGCCTGGGTGAAACCGTGGTTCAGGGGGCGGTCAACCCGGACGAGTTCTACGTGCACAAGCAGACCCTGGAGGCCGGGCGTCCGGCGATCCTGCGGCGTAACCTGGGCAGCAAGGCGATCAAGATGATCTACGGCGAGGAAGCCAAGGCCGGCCGTTCGGTGAAGACCGTCGACGTCGACCGCGCCGAGCGCGCGCGCTTCTGCCTGAGCAACGAGGAAGTCGCCGAGCTGGCCAAGCAGGCGATGATCATCGAGAAGCACTACCAGCGTCCGATGGACATCGAGTGGGCCAAGGACGGTGACGACGGCAAGCTGTACATCGTTCAGGCGCGTCCCGAGACGGTCAAGAGCCGGGCCAGCGCCAATGTCATGGAGCGCTACCTGCTCAAGGAAAAAGGCACCGTGCTGGTCGAAGGCCGGGCGATCGGTCAGCGCATCGGCGCCGGCAAGGTCCGGGTGATCAACGACGTGTCGGAAATGGACAAGGTCCAGCCTGGCGACGTACTGGTCTCGGACATGACCGACCCGGACTGGGAGCCGGTGATGAAGCGCGCCAGCGCCATCGTCACCAACCGTGGCGGACGCACCTGCCACGCGGCGATCATCGCCCGCGAACTGGGTATTCCGGCCGTGGTCGGTTGCGGTAACGCCACCCAGTTGCTCAAGGATGGCCAGGGCGTGACCGTCTCGTGCGCCGAGGGTGACACCGGCTTCATTTTCGAGGGTGAGCTGGGCTTCGACGTCAAGCAGAACTCGGTCGACGCCATGCCCGAGCTGCCGTTCAAGATCATGATGAACGTCGGTAACCCCGACCGCGCGTTCGACTTCGCCCAGCTACCCAACGAAGGGGTAGGCCTGGCGCGTCTGGAATTCATCATCAACCGCATGATCGGCGTGCACCCCAAGGCGCTGCTCAACTACGCCGGTCTGCCGCCCGAGCTCAAGGACAGCGTCGACAAGCGCGTGGCCGGCTATGCCGACCCGGTCAGCTTCTACGTCGACAAGCTGGTCGAGGGCATCAGTACCCTGGCCGCGGCGTTCTACCCGAAAAAGGTCATCGTGCGGCTGTCGGACTTCAAGTCCAACGAATACGCCAACCTCATCGGCGGCAAGCTGTACGAGCCGGAAGAAGAAAACCCGATGCTGGGCTTCCGCGGCGCGTCGCGCTACATCAGCGAGTCGTTCCGTGACTGCTTCGAGCTGGAGTGCCGCGCGCTCAAGCACGTGCGCAACGTCATGGGCCTGACCAACGTCGAGATCATGGTGCCGTTCGTGCGCACCTTGGGCGAGGCCAGCCAGGTGGTCGATCTGCTGGCCGAAAACGGCCTGGCCCGGGGTGACAACGGCCTGCGCGTCATCATGATGTGCGAGCTGCCGTCCAACGCCATTCTGGCCGAGGAATTCCTCGAATACTTCGACGGCTTCTCCATCGGCTCCAACGACCTGACTCAGCTGACCCTGGGCCTGGACCGCGACTCCGGGATCATCGCCCACCTGTTCGACGAGCGTAATCCTGCGGTCAAGAAGCTGCTGGCCAATGCCATCGCCGCCTGCAACAAGGCCGGCAAGTACATCGGCATCTGTGGTCAGGGCCCATCCGACCACCCCGATCTGGCCAAGTGGCTGATGGAGCAGGGCATCGAGAGCGTTTCGCTCAACCCTGACTCGGTGCTGGAAACCTGGTTCTTCCTCGCCGAAGAGCAAGTCGCCGGCTGA
- a CDS encoding alpha/beta fold hydrolase, which produces MQSSSALFPVALLSAERRGDLSEDVYRIKAGNRSDPSVELALTRLGKVEQPNAQGVPVILLHGSFSNRRFWFSPKGIGLGAFLARAGFDVWIPEMRGHGLSPRNRRWARNRVADYAAEDLPLIAAFVMEQTGQAPHWLGHSLGGITLAAALGGGYLDATHVASAAFFGTQVSRRRWPLKIPPLVWALRLLLKRFSHVCGTRLKRGPEDEPMSLVFEALRWQGLFGRFGEKGNDWWQGLANVQVPVLAVSGAADRQDPPWACRALFEQVGSVHKQYLCLGQAPGSQAFGHVDMLVSKAAQTAVWPLVRHWLEQPFAPLPGAEQVDASRVTEVPSAV; this is translated from the coding sequence ATGCAAAGCAGCAGTGCTCTCTTTCCCGTCGCCTTGCTCAGTGCCGAGCGGCGCGGCGACCTCAGTGAAGATGTCTACCGCATCAAGGCCGGTAATCGCTCCGACCCCAGCGTGGAACTTGCGTTGACGCGCCTGGGCAAGGTCGAACAGCCCAACGCCCAGGGTGTCCCGGTGATCCTGCTGCATGGCAGCTTTTCCAACCGCCGCTTCTGGTTCTCGCCCAAGGGCATCGGCCTTGGGGCGTTTCTCGCTCGCGCCGGGTTCGATGTGTGGATTCCAGAGATGCGTGGTCATGGCCTGTCGCCGCGCAACCGGCGCTGGGCGCGCAACCGCGTGGCCGACTATGCCGCTGAGGATCTGCCGCTGATCGCCGCGTTCGTCATGGAGCAGACCGGCCAGGCGCCGCACTGGCTGGGTCATTCGCTGGGCGGCATCACCCTGGCGGCCGCCTTGGGCGGCGGTTACCTGGATGCCACCCACGTGGCCAGCGCAGCGTTTTTCGGCACCCAGGTGAGCCGCCGTCGCTGGCCGCTGAAGATTCCGCCGCTGGTATGGGCCTTGCGTCTGCTGCTCAAGCGATTTTCCCATGTCTGCGGAACGCGCCTGAAGCGCGGACCCGAGGACGAGCCCATGAGCCTGGTCTTCGAAGCGTTGCGCTGGCAGGGCCTGTTCGGCCGCTTCGGCGAGAAAGGCAACGACTGGTGGCAAGGCCTGGCGAATGTCCAGGTGCCGGTGCTGGCGGTGTCCGGCGCAGCCGATCGGCAGGATCCGCCTTGGGCATGTCGTGCACTGTTCGAGCAGGTCGGCAGCGTACACAAGCAGTACCTGTGCCTGGGCCAGGCTCCGGGCAGTCAGGCCTTCGGCCATGTCGACATGCTGGTGAGCAAGGCGGCACAAACCGCGGTCTGGCCCTTGGTTCGGCATTGGCTCGAACAGCCGTTCGCGCCGCTGCCAGGCGCTGAGCAGGTTGATGCGTCGCGGGTGACCGAGGTGCCCTCGGCGGTGTAG
- the rraA gene encoding ribonuclease E activity regulator RraA — translation MQHYLTPDLCDANPEHIHVLEPMFSNFGGRDSFGGEIVTLKCFEDNSLVREQVELDGSGKVLVVDGGGSLRRALLGDMLAEKAAKNGWEGLLIYGCVRDVDALIQIDVGVQALASHPLKTDKRGEGQLNVVVSFAGVTFRPGEYLYADNNGVIVSTQCLAMPE, via the coding sequence ATGCAGCACTACCTCACCCCCGACCTGTGCGATGCCAACCCCGAACACATCCACGTGCTCGAGCCGATGTTCAGCAACTTCGGTGGCCGTGATTCCTTCGGCGGGGAGATCGTCACCCTCAAGTGTTTCGAAGACAACTCACTGGTGCGCGAGCAGGTCGAGCTAGACGGCAGCGGCAAGGTGCTGGTGGTCGATGGCGGTGGTTCGCTGCGCCGTGCACTGCTGGGTGACATGCTTGCCGAGAAAGCCGCGAAGAATGGTTGGGAAGGGCTGCTGATCTACGGTTGCGTGCGTGATGTCGACGCTCTGATCCAGATCGACGTCGGCGTGCAGGCACTGGCCAGTCACCCGCTCAAGACCGATAAGCGCGGCGAGGGCCAACTGAACGTGGTGGTCAGCTTCGCTGGCGTGACTTTCCGGCCAGGCGAGTACCTGTATGCCGACAACAATGGCGTGATCGTTTCGACGCAATGCCTGGCCATGCCCGAGTGA
- a CDS encoding CorA family divalent cation transporter — translation MFEQDNAQWGLVHALLLDGNGGGRAVARTELSDLQLQPEQSLWLHWDRSHPQTRTWLLRDSGLSEFACELLLEENTRPRLLPLANEQLLLFLRGVNLNPGAEPEDMVSVRIFAQAQRVISLRLRPLRASDEILQQLAEGRGPKTASELLVVMGELLTEKVQALVTELTEEVDLEEEQVEADDRHAPAQGSLQLIRRRAAALRRFLAPQRDIYAQLSRHKWSWFAERDADYWNELNNSLIRYLEELELARERAALLLESEDRKRDERMNRTMYRLGIITCIFLPMSFVTGLLGINVGGIPWSQSPNGFIFASLVVLALALGQWWLFRRLRWV, via the coding sequence ATGTTCGAGCAAGACAACGCGCAGTGGGGGCTGGTGCATGCCCTGCTGCTCGACGGTAACGGTGGCGGTCGCGCGGTCGCCCGTACCGAACTGAGCGACCTGCAACTGCAACCCGAGCAGAGTCTGTGGTTGCATTGGGATCGCAGTCACCCGCAGACGCGCACCTGGCTGTTGCGTGACAGCGGCCTGAGCGAGTTCGCCTGCGAGCTGCTGCTGGAAGAAAATACCCGACCCCGGCTGTTGCCACTGGCCAATGAACAGCTATTGCTGTTCTTGCGCGGAGTGAACCTCAACCCGGGTGCTGAACCCGAGGACATGGTGTCGGTGCGCATCTTCGCCCAAGCGCAGCGGGTCATTTCCCTGCGCCTGCGTCCCCTGCGCGCCAGCGACGAAATCCTTCAGCAACTGGCTGAAGGGCGGGGGCCGAAGACCGCCTCCGAGCTGCTGGTGGTGATGGGCGAGCTGCTCACCGAGAAGGTCCAGGCGCTGGTCACCGAGCTGACCGAAGAGGTCGACCTGGAAGAAGAGCAAGTCGAGGCTGACGATCGCCACGCCCCGGCCCAGGGCAGCCTGCAACTGATACGCCGCCGCGCCGCGGCACTGCGGCGATTTCTGGCCCCGCAGCGCGACATCTATGCGCAGCTTTCGCGGCACAAGTGGAGCTGGTTCGCCGAGCGCGATGCCGACTACTGGAACGAACTCAACAACAGCCTGATTCGCTACCTCGAAGAGCTTGAACTGGCACGTGAACGGGCGGCGCTGCTGCTGGAAAGCGAGGACCGCAAGCGCGACGAGCGGATGAACCGCACCATGTATCGCCTGGGAATCATCACCTGCATCTTCCTGCCGATGAGCTTCGTCACCGGCTTGTTGGGCATTAACGTCGGCGGTATCCCGTGGTCGCAAAGCCCCAATGGCTTCATCTTCGCCAGCCTTGTGGTGCTTGCCCTGGCGCTTGGCCAGTGGTGGCTGTTCCGGCGTTTGCGCTGGGTATGA
- a CDS encoding mechanosensitive ion channel family protein, giving the protein MELDLWTQSLVTAMTALWTKVANFIPNLFGALVVVLLGFVVAKLLDTLLSKLLAKLGLDRLMSGTGLTKMFNRVGIQVPVSTLIGKIVYWFVLLIFLVSAAESLGLERVSATLDMLALYLPKVFGAALVLLAGVLLAQLANGLVRGAAEGIGLEYAAGVGRIVQGLVIIIAISVAISQLEVKTDLLNHVIVIGLITVGLAIALAMGLGSREIAGQILAGIYVRELFQVGQSVQIGEVEGLIEEIGTVKTTLLTDDGELVSLSNRQLLEQRVTRR; this is encoded by the coding sequence ATGGAACTCGATCTCTGGACCCAGAGCCTGGTCACTGCAATGACCGCCCTGTGGACTAAAGTGGCGAACTTCATCCCGAACCTGTTCGGTGCGCTGGTGGTGGTACTGCTCGGTTTCGTGGTGGCCAAGCTGCTCGACACCTTGCTTTCGAAACTGCTCGCCAAGCTTGGCCTGGACCGCCTGATGAGCGGTACCGGCCTGACCAAGATGTTCAACCGGGTCGGCATTCAGGTGCCGGTCTCGACCCTGATCGGCAAGATCGTCTACTGGTTCGTGCTGTTGATCTTCCTCGTATCGGCCGCCGAGTCGCTTGGCCTGGAGCGGGTTTCGGCAACCCTCGACATGCTCGCCCTGTACCTGCCCAAAGTGTTCGGCGCGGCACTGGTGCTGCTTGCCGGCGTGCTCCTGGCGCAGTTGGCCAATGGCCTGGTCCGCGGCGCCGCCGAGGGCATCGGCCTGGAGTACGCGGCGGGCGTCGGACGCATCGTCCAGGGCCTGGTGATCATCATTGCCATTTCGGTGGCGATCAGCCAGCTGGAGGTCAAGACCGACCTGCTCAACCATGTCATCGTCATCGGTCTGATTACCGTTGGTCTGGCGATTGCCCTGGCGATGGGGCTGGGCAGTCGGGAAATCGCGGGGCAGATTCTTGCCGGTATCTACGTGCGTGAGCTGTTTCAGGTCGGTCAGAGCGTGCAGATCGGCGAGGTAGAAGGGTTGATCGAGGAGATCGGCACGGTCAAGACGACGCTGCTGACCGACGACGGTGAGCTGGTGTCGCTGTCCAACCGGCAACTGCTCGAACAGCGCGTCACCCGCCGCTAA
- the sigX gene encoding RNA polymerase sigma factor SigX, with product MRYDPRELTDEELVARSHEELFHVTRAYEELMRRYQRTLFNVCARYLGNDRDADDVCQEVMLKVLYGLKNFEGKSKFKTWLYSITYNECITQYRKERRKRRLMDALSLDPVEEATEDKAPQPEEKGGLDKWLVHVNPIDREILVLRFVAELEFQEIADIMHMGLSATKMRYKRALDKLREKFAGLAET from the coding sequence ATGCGCTATGACCCCCGCGAACTCACGGACGAAGAGTTGGTGGCGCGCTCGCATGAGGAGCTTTTCCACGTCACCCGCGCCTATGAAGAGCTCATGCGGCGTTACCAGCGCACCCTGTTCAACGTGTGTGCGCGTTATTTGGGGAACGACCGTGACGCGGATGATGTCTGTCAGGAAGTGATGCTGAAGGTGCTGTACGGGTTGAAGAATTTCGAGGGGAAATCGAAGTTCAAGACCTGGCTCTACAGCATCACCTACAACGAGTGCATTACCCAGTATCGCAAGGAGCGACGCAAACGACGGCTGATGGATGCCCTGAGTCTCGACCCGGTCGAAGAGGCCACCGAAGACAAGGCGCCGCAGCCAGAAGAAAAAGGCGGACTGGATAAGTGGCTGGTGCATGTCAACCCGATTGATCGGGAAATCCTGGTGCTGCGTTTTGTCGCAGAGCTGGAGTTTCAGGAGATCGCTGACATCATGCACATGGGGCTGAGCGCAACGAAAATGCGGTACAAGCGCGCACTCGATAAATTGAGGGAAAAATTTGCGGGTCTGGCTGAAACTTAG
- a CDS encoding OmpA family protein yields MKLKNTLGLAIGSLIAATSVGVMAQGQGAVETEIFYKKEYFDSQRDFKNDGNLFGGSIGYFLTDDVELRLGYDEVHNARGDDGKNIKGSNTALDAVYHFNNPYDAIRPYVSAGFSHQSIGQSFRGGRNHSTFANLGAGAKWYITDMFYARAGVEAQYNIDQGDTEWAPSVGVGLNFGGSPKSQEVAPTPAPVADVCTDSDNDGVCDNVDKCPDTPANVTVDADGCPAVAEVVRVELDVKFDFDKSVVKPNSYGDIKNLADFMKQYPQTTTTVEGHTDSVGPDAYNQKLSERRANAVKQVLTQQYGVESSRVDSVGYGESRPVADNATEEGRAINRRVEAQVEAQAK; encoded by the coding sequence ATGAAACTGAAAAATACCTTGGGCTTGGCCATTGGCTCGCTCATCGCAGCTACCTCGGTTGGTGTCATGGCTCAAGGCCAGGGCGCTGTTGAAACCGAGATCTTCTACAAAAAAGAATACTTCGACAGCCAGCGTGACTTCAAAAACGACGGCAACCTGTTCGGTGGTTCGATCGGTTACTTCCTGACCGACGACGTTGAACTGCGTCTGGGCTACGACGAAGTGCACAACGCCCGTGGCGACGACGGCAAGAACATCAAGGGCTCTAACACCGCCCTGGACGCCGTTTACCACTTCAACAACCCGTACGACGCTATCCGTCCGTACGTATCGGCTGGTTTCTCTCACCAGTCGATCGGCCAGAGCTTCCGCGGCGGTCGTAACCACTCCACCTTCGCCAACCTGGGCGCTGGTGCCAAGTGGTACATCACCGACATGTTCTACGCCCGTGCAGGCGTTGAAGCTCAGTACAACATCGACCAAGGTGACACCGAGTGGGCACCGAGCGTTGGCGTTGGTCTGAACTTCGGTGGCAGCCCGAAATCGCAGGAAGTCGCTCCGACCCCAGCACCCGTTGCTGACGTCTGCACCGACAGCGATAACGACGGCGTCTGCGACAACGTCGACAAGTGCCCAGACACCCCAGCCAACGTTACCGTTGACGCTGATGGCTGCCCGGCTGTTGCCGAAGTCGTTCGCGTTGAGCTGGACGTCAAGTTCGACTTCGACAAGTCGGTCGTCAAGCCTAATAGCTACGGCGACATCAAGAACCTGGCTGACTTCATGAAGCAGTACCCACAGACCACCACCACCGTGGAAGGTCACACTGACTCCGTCGGTCCAGACGCTTACAACCAGAAGCTCTCCGAGCGTCGTGCCAACGCTGTCAAGCAAGTACTGACCCAGCAGTACGGCGTGGAATCCAGCCGTGTTGATTCGGTTGGCTACGGCGAGTCCCGTCCGGTTGCCGATAACGCCACCGAAGAAGGTCGCGCTATCAACCGTCGCGTTGAAGCTCAAGTAGAAGCCCAAGCCAAGTAA
- a CDS encoding quinone-dependent dihydroorotate dehydrogenase: MYNLARQLLFKLSPETSHDLSLDLIGAGGRLGLNSLLCKRPSAAPVTVMGLNFANPVGLAAGLDKNGAAIDGFAQLGFGFVEIGTVTPRPQPGNPKPRLFRLPEATAIINRMGFNNLGVDHLLGRVQAANYRGILGINIGKNFDTPVERAQDDYLICLEKVYAHASYITVNVSSPNTPGLRTLQFGDQLKQLLDALAVRREQLALEHGKRVPLAIKIAPDMNDEETALVASALLASGMDAVIATNTTLSREGVEGLPYAGEAGGLSGAPVLEKSTHTVRVLAGELGGKMPIIAAGGITEGRHAAQKIEAGASLVQIYSGFIYKGPALIREAVDAIAALKRG; the protein is encoded by the coding sequence ATGTATAACCTGGCCCGCCAGCTGCTGTTCAAACTGTCTCCGGAAACCTCCCATGACCTGTCCCTGGACCTGATCGGTGCCGGCGGCCGCCTGGGGCTCAACAGCCTGCTGTGCAAGCGTCCTTCGGCAGCGCCAGTGACGGTGATGGGGCTGAACTTCGCCAACCCCGTCGGGCTCGCTGCAGGTCTGGACAAGAACGGCGCTGCCATCGATGGCTTCGCCCAGCTGGGCTTCGGTTTCGTCGAGATCGGCACGGTGACCCCGCGCCCGCAGCCGGGCAATCCCAAGCCGCGCCTCTTCCGTCTGCCTGAGGCCACTGCCATCATCAACCGCATGGGCTTCAACAACCTCGGCGTCGATCATTTGCTGGGGCGGGTGCAGGCGGCCAACTATCGCGGCATTCTGGGCATCAACATCGGCAAGAACTTCGACACGCCGGTGGAGCGTGCCCAGGATGACTACCTGATCTGCCTGGAGAAGGTCTACGCCCACGCCAGCTACATCACCGTCAACGTCAGTTCGCCGAACACGCCGGGGTTGCGCACGTTGCAGTTCGGCGATCAGCTCAAGCAACTGCTCGACGCTCTGGCAGTGCGGCGTGAGCAGTTGGCTCTTGAGCACGGCAAGCGTGTGCCGCTGGCGATCAAGATCGCCCCTGACATGAACGACGAGGAAACCGCACTGGTGGCCAGCGCGCTGCTGGCCTCGGGGATGGATGCGGTGATCGCCACCAACACCACCTTGAGCCGTGAGGGCGTCGAAGGCTTGCCGTATGCGGGGGAGGCGGGTGGGTTGTCCGGCGCGCCGGTACTGGAGAAGAGCACGCACACGGTGAGGGTGCTGGCCGGCGAGCTGGGCGGCAAGATGCCGATCATCGCAGCCGGAGGGATCACCGAGGGTCGTCATGCTGCGCAGAAGATCGAAGCGGGGGCGAGCCTGGTGCAGATTTATTCCGGATTCATCTACAAGGGTCCTGCGTTGATTCGCGAGGCGGTCGATGCCAT